From a region of the Acomys russatus chromosome 4, mAcoRus1.1, whole genome shotgun sequence genome:
- the LOC127187579 gene encoding small nuclear ribonucleoprotein G-like — MDKKLSLNGGRHGQGILRGFDPFRNLVIDECVEMATSGQQSNIEMAVTRGNSSIMLEALERL, encoded by the coding sequence ATGGACAAGAAGTTATCATTGAATGGTGGCAGACATGGACAAGGAATACTGCGGGGCTTTGATCCCTTCAGGAATCTTGTGATTGATGAGTGTGTGGAAATGGCAACTAGTGGGCAACAGAGCAACATCGAAATGGCGGTCACCCGAGGAAACAGCAGCATCATGTTAGAAGCCTTGGAAAGACTCTAA